In Microcella indica, the genomic window GGGTACCGGATCGCCGCCCCTACGCAAGTGGCCGCAGACCTCCTGAACGGCCCCGGACGCAACCCGTCGGAGGCTGAAGAGCTCCTCGCGTGGATGTCCGCGCACGAAGGAGCGTGGCGGAAGTGACCGAACGCGACCCGCAGGTCGTGAGCGCACGCCGGGCGCTCCTCGACGCACTGGACGCACTCGGGCCGCATCGGGATGCGGTGATCCTCGTCGGCGCTCAGGCCATCTACCTCCACACCGGCAGTGCCGAGGTCGCGCTCGCGGAGTTCACGACCGACGCCGACCTCGCCGTCGACCCGTCCCGCCTCGGTGCCGACCCCCTGATCGAGGACGCGATGACGGCGGCCGGATTCGTGCCCGACCCCGACTCCTCAGCGCTCGGCACCTGGCGCTCCCGGGATTGGGTGCCGGTCGATCTGCTGGTACCGGATGCGGTCGCAGGAGCAGGGCGCCGATCGGCGAACCTGCCGCCGCACGACAAGCGCGCGATGCGTCGGGCCGTCGGCCTGGAGCCTGTGCTGGTCGACAGTACGCCGATGCTGATCGAGTCGTTCGATCCGGCCGATCTCCGGGTTTTCACGGTCAAGGTCGCGGGCCCAGCAGCCCTGCTCATCGCGAAGGCGCACAAGGTGGCCGAGCGGATCGACAACCCGAAGCGCCGCGACGCAAAGGACGCCCACGACATCTACCGGCTGCTGCGGGCCGTCGGCACGGAAGAACTCGCAGCGCCGCTCACGCTGCTCGCGACCGATCCGATGGTCGGCGGCGTGACGCGAGCCGGGGTCGGGTACATCGAGACGATGTTCGCCGCCGGAGAGGGTGCTCCCGGATCCATGCTTGCCGGGCAGGCTGAGGAACTCGTCGGCGACCCGGTGCAGGTCGCCCTCGCTGTCAGCCTGCTCGCACAGGACCTGATCTCCGCCCTCGCGAAGTCCGCCTGAAGTCACCGGCCTCGGTTGCGGATCCGCCGGGTCGGCGTTGCGGATTCGCCGGGCCGAGCCGAGTCGCTGACGGGGTGCGATGAGGTGACCACGAACGTGACCAAAAACCCCCTCAGCGTGACCAGAAACAGCCCGTACCGATCAGTAGCCCGCCGTACACTGACCCCATGAGAAGCGCGGAATTCCGCGGATTCTCGGGCATCACGCCAGCGAGCGCCGGGACGCCAGGAGCCGTCAGTTGTTCTTGGTTCGAGTCCAGATACCCCAGCCACGTAGGAACGACCCTCGCAGGGCCTGCAGATGCGGGCCCGGAGTGCATTAACGGGCGCTCTCGTAGTCGGTATGGACGGTGCCACTATCGATAGCGACACTATCCATCATGGGGATGTCCGAGCTCAGTGCCGCGACCGGTGCGACCGTGCCCACGCTCAAGTTCTACCTGCGCGCGCAGCTGCTGCACGCGGCGCTGCGCACGAGCCCCAACCAGGCGCAGTACGACGACAGCCACGTCGAGCGCGTGCGCCTCGTACGCGCCCT contains:
- a CDS encoding GSU2403 family nucleotidyltransferase fold protein, with protein sequence MTERDPQVVSARRALLDALDALGPHRDAVILVGAQAIYLHTGSAEVALAEFTTDADLAVDPSRLGADPLIEDAMTAAGFVPDPDSSALGTWRSRDWVPVDLLVPDAVAGAGRRSANLPPHDKRAMRRAVGLEPVLVDSTPMLIESFDPADLRVFTVKVAGPAALLIAKAHKVAERIDNPKRRDAKDAHDIYRLLRAVGTEELAAPLTLLATDPMVGGVTRAGVGYIETMFAAGEGAPGSMLAGQAEELVGDPVQVALAVSLLAQDLISALAKSA